A genomic segment from Castor canadensis chromosome 1, mCasCan1.hap1v2, whole genome shotgun sequence encodes:
- the LOC109676770 gene encoding olfactory receptor 5M5-like, translating into MMVPKIMVRGNFTMVTEFILLGLTDCPELQPILLVLFLVIYLITFGGNLGMVVLITVDSRLHTPMYFFLASLSCLDLCYSTNVTPKMLVNFVSEKKTISYAACLLQCYFFIAMVITEYYMLAVMAYDRYMPICNPLFYSSKMSKGVCIRLIASPYICGFLSGLMETMWTYHLTFCGSNIINHFYCADPPLIRLSCSDTFIKETSMFVVAGFNLSSSLLIILISYMFILIAILRMHSVEGRQKAFSTCGSHLVAVTVFYGTLFYMYVRPPTDKSVEQSKIIAVFYTFVSPILNPIT; encoded by the coding sequence ATGATGGTACCTAAAATAATGGTTAGAGGAAATTTCACCATGGTGACTGAATTTATTCTCTTGGGATTAACGGATTGTCCAGAGCTTCAGCCCATTCTCTTAGTGCTGTTCCTGGTGATTTACCTCATCACTTTTGGGGGGAACCTTGGGATGGTAGTACTGATCACTGTAGACTCACGCCtacacacccccatgtacttctttcttGCCAGTTTGTCCTGCTTGGATTTGTGCTATTCCACTAATGTGACTCCTAAAATGCTGGTGAACTTTGTGTCAgagaagaaaaccatttcctatgCTGCTTGTTTGCTCCAGTGCTATTTTTTCATTGCCATGGTGATTACTGAATATTATATGCTAGCTGTGATGGCATATGACAGGTACATGCCCATCTGTAACCCTTTGTTTTACAGTAGCAAGATGTCCAAAGGAGTATGCATTCGACTGATTGCTTCTCCATACATCTGTGGGTTCCTTAGTGGCCTTATGGAAACCATGTGGACATATCACTTGACCTTCTGTGGCTCCAATATCATTAACCACTTCTATTGTGCTGACCCTCCCCTCATCAGACTCTCCTGCTCTGACACTTTCATTAAGGAAACATCCATGTTTGTGGTAGCAGGATTTAATCTCTCTAGCTCCCTCCTTATAATTCTCATCTCCTACATGTTCATTCTCATTGCAATCCTGAGGATGCATTCTGTTGAAGGAAGGCAGAAAGCGTTTTCTACCTGTGGGTCCCATCTGGTGGCAGTGACTGTGTTTTATGGGACCTTGTTCTACATGTATGTCAGACCTCCCACGGATAAGTCAGTTGAACAGTCCAAAATTATTGCTGTTTTCTACACTTTTGTAAGCCCTATTTTGAATCCAATCACTTAA
- the LOC109676765 gene encoding olfactory receptor 5M8-like has product MKGNFTSVTEFVLLGLTSCLELQVLFFVLFLAIYMMTVAGNFGMILLIQVNTRLHTPMYFFLSHLSFVDLCFSSIVTPKMLESFLSERKTISYPACLVQCYFFIALVHVEIYILALMAFDRYMAICNPLLYSSRMSKRTCTALIMFPYSYGALTGLMETMWTYNLAFCGSNEINHFYCADPPLMNLACSDTYNKETSMLVVAGCNFSFSLFIILISYLYIFPAILRIRSTEGRHKAFSTCASHLTAVIIFYATLFFMYLRPTSKESVEQGKMVAVFYTTVIPMLNPMVYSLRNKDVKEALTKELFRRKAFS; this is encoded by the coding sequence ATGAAGGGAAACTTCACCTCAGTGACGGAATTTGTTCTCCTGGGACTGACCAGTTGCCTGGAATTACAAGTTctcttctttgtgttgtttctggCCATTTACATGATGACAGTGGCAGGGAATTTTGGCATGATTTTACTCATCCAGGTCAATACTcgcctccacacccccatgtactttttcttGAGTCACTTATCCTTTGTGGATCTGTGCTTCTCTTCCATTGTGACTCCAAAGATGCTGGAGAGTTTCCTTTCAGAGAGGAAAACCATCTCCTACCCTGCTTGCCTAGTTCAGTGTTACTTTTTTATTGCCTTGGTCCATGTCGAGATCTATATCCTGGCTCTGATGGCTTTTGACCGATACATGGCCATCTGCAACCCTCTGCTTTACAGCAGCAGAATGTCCAAGAGGACGTGCACAGCCCTCATCATGTTTCCTTACTCGTATGGAGCGCTCACCGGCCTGATGGAGACCATGTGGACTTACAACCTGGCCTTTTGTGGCTCCAATGAAATTAATCATTTCTACTGTGCTGACCCGCCACTAATGAATCTGGCCTGTTCAGATACCTATAACAAAGAAACGTCCATGCTTGTTGTGGCTGGATgcaacttttccttttctctgttcatCATTCTCATTTCCTACCTTTATATTTTCCCTGCTATCCTGAGGATTCGCTCCACAGAAGGTAGGCACAAGGCTTTTTCCACATGTGCCTCTCATCTGACGGCTGTTATCATATTCTATGCAACTCTCTTTTTCATGTATCTCAGACCCACCTCAAAGGAATCTGTGGAACAAGGAAAAATGGTGGCTGTCTTTTATACCACAGTCATCCCCATGTTGAATCCCATGGTTTATAGCCTTAGAAATAAAGATGTGAAAGAAGCCTTAACCAAAGAACTGTTCAGGAGAaaagcattttcttaa